In Candidatus Coatesbacteria bacterium, the following are encoded in one genomic region:
- a CDS encoding deoxyribodipyrimidine photolyase → MQPERLTKLNERRTADGRYILYWMQAAQRAVDNPALEYAVGWADQLELPLVVGFALHEGYPGANARHFAFLLQGLAETAAALAERRIAFVLRRGRPVEVITELAADAAVVVADVGYLRHQRHWRGELARRLRVPLIAVEGEVCVPARAASDKQEYAAHTLRPKLNRLLDHFLEPPTARAPALPADGLGLPGEDSDEDPDDWRALSAKLDCDDGATPVTAHHPGGTRQGLRRLEHFIAANLDDYAELRNDPAVDRQSGLSPYLHFGQLSPLRVVLEVRRTGSPGAAAFLEQLVVRRELAVNWCLHNPAYDAYAGLPDWARRTLDEHAADPRPRAYNPAELESAATHDPYWNAAQRELLLSGKMHGYLRMYWGKKILEWTPEPAEALSTINRLNDKYSLDGRDPDGYAGAAWCLGAHDRPWPERNIFGKVRYMNARGLERKFDIAAYTARIAALD, encoded by the coding sequence ATGCAGCCCGAGCGCTTGACCAAGCTCAACGAGCGGCGCACCGCCGACGGCCGCTACATCCTCTACTGGATGCAGGCCGCCCAGCGCGCCGTCGACAACCCCGCCCTCGAGTACGCCGTCGGCTGGGCCGACCAGCTGGAACTACCCCTCGTCGTCGGTTTCGCCCTCCACGAGGGTTACCCCGGCGCCAACGCCCGCCACTTCGCCTTCCTGCTCCAGGGACTGGCCGAGACGGCCGCCGCTCTGGCCGAACGCCGCATCGCCTTCGTCCTGCGCCGGGGCCGACCCGTCGAGGTCATCACCGAGCTGGCCGCCGACGCCGCCGTCGTCGTCGCCGACGTCGGCTACCTGCGCCACCAGCGGCACTGGCGCGGCGAGCTGGCCCGACGCCTGAGGGTACCCCTGATCGCCGTCGAAGGCGAGGTCTGCGTCCCAGCCCGCGCCGCCTCCGACAAACAGGAGTACGCCGCCCACACCCTGCGTCCCAAACTAAACCGCCTGCTCGACCACTTCCTCGAGCCGCCCACCGCCCGAGCCCCCGCCCTGCCCGCCGACGGTCTGGGGCTCCCCGGCGAGGACTCCGACGAGGACCCCGACGACTGGCGCGCCCTGTCGGCCAAGCTGGACTGCGACGACGGTGCGACCCCCGTCACCGCTCACCATCCCGGCGGCACCCGCCAAGGACTGCGCCGCCTCGAGCACTTCATCGCCGCGAACCTCGACGACTACGCCGAGCTGCGCAACGACCCCGCCGTCGACCGTCAATCCGGCCTGTCGCCCTACCTGCACTTCGGCCAGCTCTCACCGCTGCGCGTGGTCCTCGAGGTCAGACGAACGGGCAGCCCCGGCGCCGCCGCCTTCCTCGAGCAGCTCGTCGTCCGCCGCGAACTGGCCGTCAACTGGTGCCTCCACAACCCCGCTTACGACGCCTACGCCGGCCTGCCCGACTGGGCACGCCGAACCCTCGACGAACACGCCGCCGATCCCCGACCCCGCGCCTACAACCCGGCCGAGCTCGAGAGCGCCGCCACCCACGACCCCTACTGGAACGCCGCCCAGCGTGAACTCCTCCTCAGCGGCAAGATGCACGGCTACCTGCGGATGTACTGGGGCAAGAAGATCCTCGAATGGACCCCCGAACCCGCCGAGGCCCTGTCGACCATCAACCGCCTCAACGATAAATACTCCCTCGACGGCCGCGACCCCGACGGCTACGCCGGCGCCGCCTGGTGCCTGGGCGCCCACGACCGGCCCTGGCCCGAGCGGAACATCTTCGGTAAGGTCCGCTACATGAACGCCCGCGGCCTGGAACGCAAGTTCGACATCGCCGCCTACACCGCCCGCATCGCCGCCCTCGACTGA